ATCAGCGCAATGTTTTCACAAATTTCTTCGACTTGCTCCATTCTATGCGTCGAAAAAATCACACTTTTGCCCTTTTGCTTCAATTCAAAAATTTCGTCCTTGATAAGGTTGGTATTGATGGGGTCAAGACCCGAAAAAGGCTCGTCCAAAATAATCAACGTTGGATTGTGGACAATGGTAGCAATGAATTGAATTTTTTGCTGCATCCCTTTTGAGAGTTCGTCCACTACTTTGTTCCACCAATCTTCAATGCCAAACTTTTGTAGCCAATAATCAATTTCGGTTTTTGCTTGTTGTTTACTCAGGTTTTTCAATTGTGCCAAATACATTAATTGTTCTCCCACCTTCATTTTTTTATAGAGTCCACGCTCTTCGGGCATATAACCAATATACATATTTCGCTCTTTATTAGGAATGTCTTTAAGGACAATCGTTCCCGAATCTTGCACAAGGATTTGGGTAATCATCCGAATCAAGGTAGTTTTCCCTGCACCATTGGGGCCGAGTAGTCCAAAAATGGTGTTTTCTGGTATGTCCAAACTGACATGATTGACTGCGGTTGTTTTTTCGTAAATTTTGGTAATATCTCGAATAGAAAGAATATTATTCATTGAGTAAGTTTGTTGTAAATCGTTAAATACTCCTTAAAAGTAAGTAAAAAAAGCAAATGAAAGTTCCCTCAAAAATCGTTTTTTTACTATTCCTCTCATTCATTTTTATTTATTCCCTATCTTGCATAACTCTCTTTACTAATTAACAACAATCATGCGATTAAAAAATAAAGTAGCTCTCATCACTGGAGCAAGTAGTGGCATTGGACGAGCTACTGCTATCTTATTTGCTCAAGAAGGCGCAAAAGTAGTGTTGGTGGATGTCAATGACGAAGAAGGCGAAAAAACACGCCAAGACATTGCAACACAAGGCAATGAAGCGGTTTACATTCACGCAGATGTGTCCAAAGCAAGCGACTGTGAGCAGATGATTGCCTTTGCCGAAAAAACCTATGGCAAACTGAATGTGCTTTTCAACAATGCGGGAATCATGCACTCCGATGATGGAAATGCGATGTCGACGGATGAAAAAGTGTGGGATTTGACCATGAACATCAATGTGAAAGGCGTTTTCTTTGGCTGCAAATACGGTATTCCTGCCCTGCAAAGAGCGGGCGGAGGGTCGGTCATCAATACGGCTTCTTTTGTGGCTTTGCTCGGTGCTGCAACGCCTCAAATTGCTTATACGGCAAGCAAAGGAGCGGTTTTGTCTATGACACGAGAATTGGCGATTATTCATGCACGGGAAAATATTCGGGTGAATGCACTTTGCCCTGGCCCTTTGAGAACCAAGTTGTTGATGGATTTTTTGAACACCGAAGAAAAGAAACAACGCCGTTTGGTACATGTACCAATGGGAAGATTTGGAGAAGCGGAGGAAATGGCTAAGGCGGTCTTGTATTTGGCTTCGGATGAATCTTCTTACACCACTGGAACGGAATTTTTGGTGGATGGCGGAATTCGGGCGGCTTATGTGACTCCTGAGTGATGGCAGAATTATCTGATTGCAAAATCAATAATGGCCATTTCTCCACACTTCAAAAACAATTGTATCTTTGTAAAAAACCTGTATTTAAACCTTCAAAAAGCGAATTTTGGACATTTCTACTAAATACGAAACGGTCATTGGATTGGAAATCCATGTTCAATTGCAGACTGAAAGCAAAATTTTTGCGCCAGACACCAATGGTTTTGGAGCAGAACCCAACACCAATATCAGCTATATTACCTTGGGGCATCCTGGCACACTTCCTTTTGCGAATGAGCGAATTATGGAGTATGCGGTGAAAATTGGTTTGGCGACCCACTGCAAAATTGAACGCTACAACCGTTTTGCACGCAAGAACTACTTTTATGCTGACTTACCCAAAGGCTATCAAA
The Chitinophagales bacterium genome window above contains:
- a CDS encoding ATP-binding cassette domain-containing protein, with product MNNILSIRDITKIYEKTTAVNHVSLDIPENTIFGLLGPNGAGKTTLIRMITQILVQDSGTIVLKDIPNKERNMYIGYMPEERGLYKKMKVGEQLMYLAQLKNLSKQQAKTEIDYWLQKFGIEDWWNKVVDELSKGMQQKIQFIATIVHNPTLIILDEPFSGLDPINTNLIKDEIFELKQKGKSVIFSTHRMEQVEEICENIALINKGQIILEGEVKNLKHRFKKNKFSLHYVGEPPELQTPIFNVLQQFDHQLEISLNEGFHSNDVLRYFIENETKIDAFNEILPSLNEIFIAEVNKN
- a CDS encoding glucose 1-dehydrogenase; the encoded protein is MRLKNKVALITGASSGIGRATAILFAQEGAKVVLVDVNDEEGEKTRQDIATQGNEAVYIHADVSKASDCEQMIAFAEKTYGKLNVLFNNAGIMHSDDGNAMSTDEKVWDLTMNINVKGVFFGCKYGIPALQRAGGGSVINTASFVALLGAATPQIAYTASKGAVLSMTRELAIIHARENIRVNALCPGPLRTKLLMDFLNTEEKKQRRLVHVPMGRFGEAEEMAKAVLYLASDESSYTTGTEFLVDGGIRAAYVTPE